A single region of the Dendrosporobacter quercicolus genome encodes:
- a CDS encoding sensor histidine kinase — protein MFNKTRRQLTLLNSVIFLLILVMFSGTLYAYVAVQLFDKVDDSLFKRAESFRLANGRPAPSMYPRAYFDPRVFLLLRDVDGSIVNLYPYPIEELDDVKRFLSQFEQHRLRNEPLQTQKLDDHYYRILRMPYLGHDNRLVKADFTEYRVREVLAVGIVDSEVSLLSHLLRIIVTGMVISMLAILSAGFYLARRALVPIMDAWDKQSQFVADASHELRTPLAVIKSNAELLLRHPERTIEDESFRITNVVRESMRMSKLVSTLLTLARADANQMEIHLGPVVLNDVICGIAEQFKPLTEMKGIHLAVDLTDDIEITADKERLQQLIVILLDNAIKYTPETGTITLSCRRQANWATMIIEDTGAGIAAADLPRIFDRFYRGDKVRSREQGGTGLGLSIAKWIVEKHGGKIKVDSEVGVGTKFQFSLPLAKPR, from the coding sequence ATGTTCAACAAAACCCGGCGGCAGCTAACTTTATTGAATTCAGTAATTTTTTTGCTGATTTTAGTGATGTTTAGCGGAACGCTGTACGCTTATGTGGCTGTTCAGCTGTTTGACAAGGTCGATGATTCTCTGTTTAAGCGGGCCGAATCATTTCGCCTTGCCAATGGCCGCCCCGCCCCGTCAATGTATCCGCGCGCCTACTTTGACCCACGGGTTTTTTTACTGCTGCGGGATGTTGACGGTAGTATTGTCAATCTTTATCCTTATCCCATTGAGGAATTGGATGATGTTAAACGGTTTTTGTCGCAATTTGAGCAACACCGGCTGCGTAATGAACCCCTCCAGACGCAAAAACTGGACGACCATTATTACCGCATACTGCGCATGCCTTATTTAGGCCATGATAACCGGTTGGTCAAAGCGGATTTTACGGAATATCGCGTTCGGGAAGTCCTTGCGGTTGGTATTGTGGATTCGGAAGTTTCGTTACTGAGTCATTTACTGCGGATTATCGTAACCGGTATGGTGATCAGTATGCTCGCCATTCTCAGCGCCGGCTTTTATTTAGCCCGCCGTGCCCTGGTGCCGATTATGGACGCCTGGGATAAGCAGAGCCAATTTGTGGCCGATGCCTCTCATGAACTGCGCACGCCGCTGGCGGTGATTAAAAGTAATGCCGAGTTGCTGCTGCGCCACCCGGAGCGGACAATTGAGGACGAGAGCTTCCGGATTACGAATGTTGTGCGGGAAAGCATGAGGATGAGCAAACTGGTTTCCACCTTATTGACTTTAGCCCGGGCTGATGCCAACCAAATGGAGATTCATTTGGGGCCAGTCGTTTTAAATGATGTCATTTGCGGCATTGCCGAGCAGTTCAAACCGCTGACTGAGATGAAAGGAATTCATTTGGCAGTGGATTTAACGGATGATATTGAAATAACCGCTGACAAGGAGCGCTTGCAGCAATTAATTGTCATTTTACTTGATAATGCCATCAAGTATACACCTGAGACTGGTACGATCACTTTAAGCTGCCGCCGCCAGGCCAACTGGGCCACCATGATCATCGAAGATACCGGCGCCGGCATTGCCGCCGCCGACCTGCCCCGCATTTTCGACCGCTTCTATCGCGGCGACAAAGTAAGGTCGCGGGAACAGGGCGGGACAGGTTTAGGCCTGTCTATTGCCAAATGGATTGTTGAAAAGCATGGCGGCAAAATAAAAGTGGATAGTGAAGTCGGTGTCGGCACTAAATTTCAGTTTAGTCTGCCGCTGGCCAAACCGCGCTAA
- a CDS encoding MOSC domain-containing protein, with protein MSGTVAAVCLSTAKGTRKKPVDKVNLLASWGIEGDAHAGRWHRQISLLSVESIEKMREISRSRGLELSFGDFAENLTIAGLDVAQLPVGAYLQAGEALLEVTQIGKECHGHCEIFRQVGDCVMPKEGIFARVLVGGTITAGDRIALWRGIPVAVVTASDKGSAGERPDVSGREIAKLIASIGGRVIAYRVLPDELEALAGAMTELIDELGAALVLTTGGTGFSPRDVTPEATLKIIERQVPGLPEAMRRESYAQTSRAMLSRAVAGIRGKGLIVNLPGSPKGVRECLQVILPVLGHAVEILRGTGGECG; from the coding sequence ATGTCCGGAACAGTAGCCGCTGTTTGCCTAAGTACAGCCAAGGGAACGCGGAAAAAACCGGTAGACAAGGTGAATTTGCTGGCCAGTTGGGGGATTGAGGGGGATGCCCATGCTGGAAGATGGCACCGTCAAATCAGTTTATTGAGTGTTGAAAGTATTGAAAAAATGCGTGAAATCAGCCGGTCACGCGGTTTGGAGCTTTCTTTTGGCGATTTTGCGGAAAACCTGACCATCGCGGGGCTGGATGTCGCTCAATTGCCGGTGGGCGCTTATTTACAGGCCGGTGAAGCACTGTTGGAAGTAACGCAAATCGGCAAGGAGTGTCATGGGCATTGTGAAATATTCCGGCAAGTCGGCGATTGTGTGATGCCCAAGGAAGGCATTTTTGCCAGGGTACTGGTCGGCGGTACAATTACTGCCGGCGACCGTATTGCCCTTTGGCGGGGAATACCGGTTGCGGTGGTTACAGCCAGTGACAAGGGGTCTGCCGGCGAACGGCCGGATGTGAGCGGACGGGAGATTGCCAAACTCATTGCTTCAATCGGGGGCCGGGTGATTGCTTACCGGGTACTGCCAGACGAGCTTGAAGCTTTGGCCGGCGCGATGACGGAACTGATTGATGAACTTGGAGCAGCTCTCGTTCTGACCACCGGAGGGACGGGTTTTTCACCACGGGATGTAACTCCGGAAGCAACCTTAAAAATAATTGAACGCCAAGTACCGGGACTGCCCGAGGCAATGCGGCGTGAGAGCTATGCCCAGACTTCCCGCGCAATGCTGAGCCGGGCGGTAGCCGGCATCAGGGGGAAAGGCCTGATTGTCAATTTGCCTGGCAGTCCTAAAGGCGTACGGGAATGCCTGCAAGTGATCCTGCCTGTACTCGGGCATGCGGTGGAAATATTACGCGGCACCGGCGGCGAGTGCGGCTAA
- the hsp18 gene encoding heat shock protein Hsp18, translated as MFDLIPFGKDKGLARRDNVFNQLVDNFFNEDFFAPFTAIGNAFRVDLKETEQAYLVEADLPGAAKEDITVQYANSYLTISAKRQENKEEEQGSYLRRERRYGELQRSFYVSNVLEDKINASFKDGVLTVTLPKQNTGLNKVNTITIE; from the coding sequence ATGTTTGATTTAATTCCATTTGGCAAAGACAAGGGTTTGGCAAGGCGGGATAATGTATTCAACCAGTTAGTCGACAACTTCTTCAATGAAGATTTCTTTGCGCCGTTTACGGCGATCGGCAATGCCTTTCGCGTTGATCTGAAGGAAACCGAGCAAGCCTATCTGGTGGAAGCTGATTTGCCGGGTGCAGCCAAAGAAGATATTACTGTGCAGTATGCCAATAGTTACTTGACCATTTCCGCCAAACGTCAGGAGAACAAAGAAGAAGAGCAAGGCAGCTACCTGCGCCGGGAACGGCGCTACGGGGAACTGCAGCGTTCCTTCTATGTCAGCAACGTGCTGGAAGATAAAATAAACGCTTCATTTAAAGACGGGGTGCTGACGGTAACATTGCCGAAACAAAACACCGGGTTGAATAAAGTCAATACCATTACCATTGAATAA
- a CDS encoding ABC transporter permease, with protein sequence MFGESVAIALNALVANKLRSILTMLGIIIGVGAVIAMISIGMGVQDKVETSIASLGSNLIMVTPGAASASGARQAAGSNITLTLKDSQAIAREVAGISLVAPSVSSSYQVIAGNQNWTTRIQGTTPEYQTVRNTAVQSGSFITSQDVDTRNRVAVIGPTVAENLFGSTNAIGQSIRINNAPFKVIGILESKGEGGGGMDQDDTIIVPLTTAQERLMGISYLHMISIQAESTDIIDQVQENLSAVLRSRHKITGDKVDDFQIRNMVSVMNTAAETTQTITLLLGNIAAISLLVGGIGIMNIMLVSVTERTREIGIRKALGAKYQDILLQFLIEAVVIGVVGGSIGIVLGIGASYLVSHFAGWQTVISSFAIVAAFGFSVGVGLFFGIYPARKAALLDPIDALRYE encoded by the coding sequence ATGTTTGGTGAAAGTGTTGCTATTGCTTTAAACGCGTTGGTTGCCAATAAACTGCGCTCCATTCTGACTATGCTGGGGATCATTATCGGGGTTGGCGCAGTCATTGCGATGATTTCCATCGGTATGGGAGTGCAGGATAAGGTCGAAACCTCGATTGCCAGCCTGGGCAGCAATCTGATCATGGTTACGCCCGGCGCCGCTTCGGCCTCAGGCGCCAGGCAGGCCGCCGGCTCGAATATTACCCTGACGCTCAAGGATTCCCAGGCCATTGCCCGTGAGGTTGCGGGGATAAGCCTGGTTGCGCCAAGCGTGAGCAGCTCATACCAGGTGATTGCCGGCAACCAGAACTGGACAACCCGGATTCAGGGGACTACCCCGGAATATCAGACTGTTCGCAATACCGCTGTCCAAAGCGGTAGTTTTATTACTTCTCAGGACGTTGATACCAGAAACCGGGTAGCGGTCATCGGACCGACGGTAGCGGAAAATTTATTCGGCAGCACCAACGCTATTGGCCAAAGTATCAGAATTAACAATGCCCCGTTTAAGGTAATTGGGATTCTGGAAAGTAAAGGCGAGGGCGGCGGCGGCATGGATCAGGACGATACGATTATTGTACCGCTGACTACTGCTCAGGAACGGCTGATGGGTATTTCTTATCTTCATATGATCAGCATTCAGGCCGAAAGCACCGACATCATCGATCAGGTGCAGGAGAATCTCAGCGCTGTGCTGCGCAGCAGGCATAAAATTACCGGCGACAAAGTAGATGATTTTCAGATTCGCAATATGGTCAGCGTCATGAATACCGCTGCTGAAACTACCCAGACCATAACGCTGCTGCTTGGCAATATTGCTGCAATATCGTTGCTGGTAGGCGGAATTGGCATTATGAATATCATGCTGGTGTCAGTTACCGAACGCACCAGGGAAATTGGCATTCGTAAAGCTCTGGGGGCCAAGTACCAGGATATTTTACTGCAATTTTTAATTGAAGCCGTTGTCATCGGTGTTGTAGGCGGCAGCATTGGAATTGTCCTGGGCATCGGCGCCTCCTATCTGGTTTCTCATTTTGCCGGCTGGCAAACCGTTATTTCATCATTTGCGATTGTTGCCGCCTTTGGTTTTTCAGTCGGAGTGGGTTTGTTTTTTGGCATTTATCCGGCCCGCAAGGCTGCTCTGCTTGATCCGATTGATGCTTTACGATATGAATAG
- a CDS encoding YueI family protein, which yields MEKEFSKITGSWNNKSELEKTIAAGVYGAPELKPDEKSAFLGEFKERVLRALTKAQVEENTVYVEIVLALQDKRAARLIYSGDIDYRYVDKYVKLSRKYGKPYTIRQDQKYKSDIGLLVASNEAVDAGAVVAVNREERLTRLGLPLPVIKAAPGKVCDECYALIEQAAPEELMNYERLTFFDRLAGEKCPAHPD from the coding sequence ATGGAAAAAGAGTTCAGTAAAATAACCGGGTCTTGGAATAATAAAAGTGAACTTGAGAAAACCATTGCCGCCGGAGTGTATGGCGCCCCTGAGCTGAAGCCGGATGAAAAGTCAGCCTTTCTGGGAGAGTTTAAAGAACGGGTTTTACGGGCGCTTACCAAAGCACAGGTAGAAGAAAACACCGTTTATGTAGAAATTGTGCTTGCTTTGCAGGATAAGAGAGCAGCCAGGCTGATTTATAGCGGCGATATTGATTATCGCTATGTAGATAAATATGTAAAGCTCTCCCGGAAATATGGCAAACCATATACGATTAGGCAGGACCAGAAGTATAAAAGCGACATCGGCTTGCTGGTGGCCAGTAATGAAGCGGTTGACGCCGGGGCAGTTGTGGCAGTCAACCGGGAGGAGCGCTTAACCCGCCTGGGTTTGCCCTTACCTGTCATTAAAGCGGCTCCCGGTAAAGTATGCGATGAATGCTATGCGCTGATTGAACAGGCGGCGCCAGAGGAATTAATGAATTATGAGCGACTGACATTTTTTGACCGGCTGGCAGGAGAAAAATGTCCGGCTCATCCGGATTGA
- a CDS encoding response regulator transcription factor — protein sequence MKILVVEDDKALREVVVAVLQEDNYIVEQTDSGDEGLYMAEQGIYDVLILDIMLPGLSGLGIVKSLRSNAMSVPILLLTAKDSVEDRVLGLEAGADDYLVKPFAVPELLARVKALLRRSGNLGKEGDLSYGGVSVNTKLRDGFVAGTALQLTVKEYELLEFLVINSEQILTREQIFDRIWGFESETTQGIVDLYVHYLRKKLAPFRRDNIIQTVRGAGFMLKEK from the coding sequence ATGAAAATACTGGTTGTTGAGGATGATAAGGCGTTACGCGAAGTGGTGGTAGCCGTGCTGCAGGAAGATAACTATATTGTTGAGCAAACTGATTCTGGAGATGAAGGCCTGTATATGGCCGAACAAGGCATCTATGATGTTCTTATCCTGGATATCATGCTGCCAGGTTTGAGCGGGCTGGGAATTGTAAAAAGCCTGCGGTCTAATGCCATGTCGGTGCCGATTTTGCTGCTAACGGCCAAAGACAGTGTTGAAGACCGGGTACTCGGCCTGGAAGCCGGGGCTGATGATTATTTGGTTAAGCCATTTGCTGTTCCTGAATTGCTGGCCCGGGTGAAAGCCCTGCTAAGAAGAAGCGGTAATTTAGGTAAAGAAGGCGATTTAAGTTACGGCGGCGTATCGGTTAATACCAAATTACGCGATGGCTTTGTTGCCGGGACTGCGTTGCAGCTGACCGTGAAAGAATATGAGTTGTTAGAGTTTCTGGTCATCAATAGTGAACAGATTCTGACCCGTGAGCAAATTTTTGACCGGATTTGGGGGTTTGAGTCTGAAACGACACAGGGCATTGTGGATTTGTATGTGCACTACCTGCGAAAAAAGCTTGCCCCGTTCCGACGGGACAATATCATTCAAACCGTACGAGGAGCCGGTTTTATGTTAAAGGAGAAATAA
- a CDS encoding efflux RND transporter periplasmic adaptor subunit, with protein MRGIWLKVLQYKKWLVTGIILAIAVGAGLMIQESQKADQTALQVEKVERSDIFSVVSATGTITPVNMVDISSKLTGLIAEMKVKENDPVKAGQVLVLLDDTRLQAQLSQARERLENTAANYTRNQSLNKIGALSDQELDAARLEYKVAQANYDDAMSQLDDTVIKSPIDGVVIGKPVPAGQTVAPGIANPMVILTVADMSKMQIDTQVDETDIGKVAVGQTATFSVDAYNGRTFTGVVSNISQKATVDQNVVYYNVIIDVHSPEGLLKPTMTARVSINSGESKSTLVAPLSALKTNKDQQYVVVLRADGQTENVVVSTGIVSDDRVEITAGLDEGDQLVLTTAKAQSAGQSIRIPGLGRGGIR; from the coding sequence ATGCGGGGAATCTGGCTGAAGGTTTTGCAATATAAGAAGTGGCTGGTGACAGGAATTATTCTGGCAATTGCAGTAGGGGCAGGACTAATGATTCAGGAATCTCAAAAAGCGGACCAGACTGCGCTTCAGGTGGAAAAAGTGGAACGGAGCGATATTTTTTCAGTTGTGTCGGCAACCGGTACGATAACGCCGGTCAATATGGTGGATATCAGCTCCAAATTAACCGGTTTGATTGCGGAAATGAAAGTTAAGGAAAATGATCCGGTAAAAGCCGGTCAAGTCTTGGTGCTGCTTGACGATACACGGCTGCAAGCCCAGCTGTCTCAGGCCAGGGAACGGTTGGAGAATACAGCGGCAAATTATACCCGCAACCAGTCGTTAAACAAGATCGGCGCCCTTTCGGATCAGGAGCTGGATGCGGCCAGGCTGGAATATAAAGTGGCGCAGGCCAACTACGACGATGCAATGTCGCAATTGGACGATACGGTAATTAAGTCGCCAATTGACGGAGTCGTGATTGGCAAGCCTGTTCCGGCCGGCCAGACGGTTGCTCCGGGGATAGCCAATCCAATGGTTATTCTTACCGTTGCCGATATGTCAAAGATGCAGATTGATACGCAGGTTGACGAGACGGATATCGGCAAGGTGGCTGTGGGCCAGACGGCTACTTTTTCGGTGGATGCCTATAACGGCCGGACGTTTACCGGAGTGGTGTCAAACATATCGCAAAAGGCCACTGTTGATCAAAATGTTGTGTATTATAATGTAATTATTGATGTTCATTCACCGGAGGGTTTACTTAAGCCAACGATGACAGCCAGAGTTTCAATCAACAGCGGTGAAAGCAAAAGTACATTGGTTGCGCCGCTGTCCGCCCTTAAAACCAATAAAGACCAGCAGTATGTGGTGGTGCTCAGAGCTGATGGACAAACGGAGAACGTTGTGGTCAGCACCGGCATTGTCAGTGATGACCGGGTGGAAATCACCGCTGGGCTTGATGAAGGAGATCAGCTGGTTTTGACGACGGCCAAAGCCCAGAGCGCCGGACAGTCGATCCGTATACCCGGACTGGGCCGTGGAGGGATCCGTTGA
- a CDS encoding TolC family protein, whose protein sequence is MKQSSWKKPFSIMLSGGVLFLHSAGVMAAPQELSLDDSVAAALKNNPSIKMAVSDKEKAEWGLSEAKAGTGPSVSVGTGGTHGPDTSAAPDGDSFSTSLKLNWTLYSGGRNEGLIDQAKLNADSAKLNVAKTEQQLRLAATTSYYDVLQALNLAAVNQETVNNLAEHLDKVQAQFEAGVVAKSDVLRSEVELVNARQNLTKAQNSYDLAMAALNNTIGMPLDTENKLKDELGYVKSEIVLADAIAQAVANRPEIEQSQLSIESAKKGIKVANSNRKPTVTFSAAEGWSGTEFPGNENDWSLSLMANWNIFDSGVTGAKVKQAESSLNKAREQSVETGNSVELEVRQAYLSMKEAEKRIGATQVAVDKATEDLKIAQTKYYAGAGTNLDVIDAQLALTQAGTNYTEALYDYNINQAKLQKAIGQK, encoded by the coding sequence ATGAAGCAAAGTTCATGGAAGAAGCCGTTCAGCATTATGTTAAGCGGCGGGGTGCTGTTTTTACACAGCGCCGGCGTTATGGCAGCGCCGCAGGAGCTTTCTCTGGATGATAGTGTGGCGGCTGCGCTTAAAAACAATCCGTCAATTAAAATGGCGGTAAGCGACAAGGAAAAGGCTGAATGGGGCCTTAGCGAGGCTAAGGCCGGAACGGGGCCGTCAGTATCGGTCGGAACCGGCGGGACGCATGGACCGGACACTTCAGCTGCGCCTGATGGCGATAGCTTTAGTACCTCGCTGAAGCTGAACTGGACGCTTTATTCAGGCGGACGTAATGAAGGGTTGATTGATCAAGCCAAGTTAAATGCCGACAGTGCAAAGCTCAATGTAGCTAAAACCGAGCAGCAGCTCAGGTTAGCGGCAACAACCTCCTATTATGATGTGCTGCAGGCCCTGAACCTGGCAGCCGTTAATCAGGAGACGGTAAATAATCTCGCTGAGCATTTGGATAAAGTGCAGGCGCAGTTTGAAGCCGGTGTGGTAGCCAAGTCCGATGTTCTCAGATCAGAGGTCGAGCTGGTCAATGCCCGGCAAAATTTAACGAAAGCCCAGAATAGTTATGATCTGGCAATGGCGGCCCTGAATAATACCATCGGGATGCCGTTAGATACTGAAAATAAGCTTAAGGATGAACTGGGGTATGTGAAAAGCGAAATCGTTCTGGCGGATGCCATTGCCCAGGCTGTGGCAAATCGTCCGGAGATTGAGCAATCGCAGCTGAGTATTGAATCAGCGAAAAAAGGGATAAAGGTCGCCAACAGCAACCGCAAGCCAACGGTGACGTTCAGCGCCGCCGAAGGCTGGAGCGGCACTGAATTCCCCGGTAACGAAAATGACTGGTCGCTGAGTTTGATGGCCAACTGGAATATTTTTGATTCCGGCGTTACCGGCGCCAAAGTTAAACAGGCAGAGAGCTCCCTGAATAAGGCCCGGGAGCAGTCTGTAGAAACCGGCAATAGCGTTGAACTGGAGGTGCGTCAGGCGTATCTGAGCATGAAAGAGGCTGAAAAGAGGATTGGCGCTACTCAGGTCGCCGTGGATAAGGCGACTGAAGATTTAAAGATTGCCCAGACGAAATATTACGCCGGTGCGGGCACCAATCTTGATGTTATTGATGCGCAGCTGGCGCTGACCCAGGCTGGAACAAACTATACCGAGGCGCTATATGATTATAATATTAATCAGGCTAAACTGCAAAAAGCGATTGGTCAAAAATGA
- a CDS encoding ABC transporter ATP-binding protein, whose translation MGDTTVHALAGVTLHIAEGEFTAIMGPSGSGKSTLMNILGCLDRPTSGSYVLDGQEVATLGDDELAETRNKRIGFVFQNFNLLPRITAHQNVALPLVYAGVAKAERNERAAKALAMVGLEQRLGHLPNEMSGGQRQRVAIARALVNDPTIIMADEPTGNLDSKSGVEVMEIFNHLNSLGRTIILVTHEPDIAEHARRIIHVRDGLIVRDERKEG comes from the coding sequence ATGGGCGATACCACGGTGCACGCTTTGGCGGGTGTTACTCTGCATATTGCCGAAGGTGAATTTACGGCAATTATGGGACCTTCAGGCTCGGGTAAATCAACGTTAATGAATATTCTGGGCTGTCTCGACCGGCCGACCAGCGGCTCCTACGTTCTGGACGGGCAGGAAGTGGCGACTTTGGGTGATGATGAACTGGCGGAAACCAGAAATAAAAGGATCGGTTTTGTATTTCAAAATTTCAATTTGCTGCCGCGAATAACCGCACATCAAAATGTAGCTTTGCCGCTGGTATACGCCGGTGTGGCCAAGGCCGAACGAAATGAGCGGGCGGCAAAGGCGCTGGCGATGGTTGGCCTTGAGCAGAGGCTGGGCCATTTGCCAAATGAAATGTCGGGCGGCCAGCGTCAAAGAGTGGCAATTGCCAGAGCGCTGGTGAACGATCCAACCATTATAATGGCTGATGAACCAACCGGTAACTTGGATAGCAAATCAGGCGTCGAGGTGATGGAGATATTTAATCATTTAAATTCTTTGGGACGGACGATTATTTTGGTCACCCACGAGCCGGATATTGCCGAACATGCCCGCCGGATCATTCATGTCCGGGACGGCTTGATTGTGCGGGATGAGCGGAAAGAGGGGTAA